In the genome of Eschrichtius robustus isolate mEscRob2 chromosome 12, mEscRob2.pri, whole genome shotgun sequence, one region contains:
- the LOC137772890 gene encoding zinc finger protein with KRAB and SCAN domains 8-like — protein sequence MSTKLREHAALTPVVHTREEQEGLRIVKVEEEENHAWEQKPRQLGNVHPYQELFRQCFRQFRYQAAPGPREALSQLRELCQKWLRPEMHSKEQILELLVLEQFLTILPKELQARVWAYHPRSGEEVVTVLENLETELGDKGQQVQASARHKQEVLWKEVGPVSLTNQSLNIQLKCDPWEHFPLQENAGAETRNMTGEFAPKQISAERNSLVAFQDAKCGETFQYRGKSEQQKVNPMRVKRHKCKECGKAFAQSSGLVRHWRIHTGEKPYKCNQCGKAVSYKSALLSHQEIHNKIKRYQCNECGKAFSQNTGLVLHQRIHTGKRPYGCKECGKSFSQSSHLIGHLRIHTGEKPFKCNECERAFTQRSGLMEHQRSHTGEKPYMCKECGKAFRGSTSLTQHLRIHTGEKPYQCEECGRAFIQRSSLVRHQRIHRGQKSVSVS from the exons ATGTCCACCAAGTTGAGAGAACACGCAGCCTTGACTCCTGTGGTGCACACTCGAGAGGAGCAGGAGGGACTGAGAATCGTGAAGGTAGAGGAAGAGGAGAACCATGCTTGGGAGCAGAAGCCTCGCCAACTAGGGAATGTGCACCCTTATCAGGAACTTTTCCGCCAGTGCTTCAGGCAGTTCCGTTACCAGGCGGCCCCTGGACCTCGAGAGGCTCTGAGCCAGCTCCGGGAGCTCTGCCAAAAGTGGCTGCGGCCTGAGATGCACAGCAAGGAGCAGATCCTGGAGCTGCTGGTGCTGGAGCAGTTCCTGACCATCCTGCCCAAGGAGTTGCAGGCCAGGGTATGGGCGTATCATCCAAGGAGTGGAGAGGAAGTGGTGACTGTGCTGGAAAATCTGGAGACAGAACTTGGAGACAAAGGACAACAG GTCCAAGCCAGTGCACGTCACAAACAAGAAGTGCTGTGGAAGGAAGTAGGACCTGTAAGCCTTACAAATCAGTCACTTAACATCCAGCTGAAGTGTGATCCTTGGGAGCATTTTCCTCTGCAAGAGAATG CAGGAGCTGAGACCAGGAATATGACTGGTGAATTTGCTCCAAAGCAGATTTCTGCAGAAAGGAATTCATTGGTTGCTTTCCAGGATGCAAAGTGTGGAGAAACTTTTCAATATAGGGGtaaatcagaacagcaaaaggtCAACCCCATGAGAGTAAAACGACACAAATGTAAGGAGTGTGGAAAGGCCTTTGCTCAGAGCTCAGGGCTTGTTCGACATTGgagaattcacactggagagaaaccttataaaTGCAATCAATGTGGAAAAGCCGTCAGTTATAAATCAGCCCTTCTTTCACACCAGgaaattcataataaaataaaacgcTATCagtgtaatgaatgtgggaaagccttcagtcaAAACACAGGCCTGGTTCTTCATCAGAGGATCCATACTGGGAAAAGACCTTATGGATGTAAAGAGTGTGGTAAATCCTTTAGTCAAAGTTCACACCTTATTGGACATCTGAGGatccatactggagagaaacccttcaAATGTAATGAGTGCGAGAGGGCCTTCACTCAGAGGTCAGGACTCATGGAACATCAGAGaagtcacactggagagaaaccgtatatgtgtaaggaatgtgggaaagctttcCGAGGGAGCACCAGCCTTACTCAGCACCTGAGGATCCACACTGGGGAGAAGCCCTATCAGTGTGAGGAATGTGGACGAGCCTTCATTCAGAGGTCAAGCCTTGTTCGTCATCAGAGGATCCACAGAGGGCAGAAGTCTGTTTCTGTATCCTAA